The window CAGGAGAAGAATCAACAGGAATTTTAATGGGAAAATCTCAAGTAATAAATGCTGTTTTCTTAATGTGTATTGCTATTGGATTTGGACAAATTTTAACAGTAGCTTTAAAATCTATAAAAATAGATTTACCTATACATGTTAGTTGTATGTTTGGAGGAATATTAATAAGGCTTTTTTATGATAGAAAAAAAGGTAACCATGATATTTTATATGAAGCAATGGATACAGTTGGTGAATTTTCACTAGGATTATTTGTTTCTATGTCAATCATAACAATGAAATTATGGGAATTATCAGGATTAGGAATAGCATTAGTAGTTCTATTAATGGCACAAGTTGTATTTATACTATTCTTTACTTATTTCTTAACATTTAGATTATTAGGTGGAAACTATGATGCAGCAGTTATGGCAGTAGGACATACAGGATTTGGTTTAGGGGCAGTACCAGTATCAATGACTACTATGCAAGCAGTATGTAAAAAATATAGATATTCTAAGTTAGCATTCTTTGTAGTTCCAGTAATTGGAGGATTTATTAGTAACCTTACAAATGCTATAATAATAACTCAATTTTTGAACTACGCTAAACATTTAGTTGGAGTAGCATAATTAGGATTATTTTTAAGGAAAGGATAAATATATGGGTATATTTACTATGGGAATAGATGTTGGATCAACAGCATCTAAATGTATAATTTTAAAAGATGGTAAAGAGATTGTTGCAAAATCTGTTATATCAGTAGGAACAGGAACTAGTGGACCAGCTAGAGCTATGAAAGAGGCATTAGAACAAGTTGGATTAAATTCTGTCAGTGAACTTCAAGGAGCAGTTGCAACTGGTTATGGTAGAAATTCATTGGAAGAAGTTCCAGCTCAAATGTCTGAATTATCTTGTCATGCTAAAGGAGCATATTTTCTATTTCCAAATGTTCACTCAATTATAGATATCGGTGGTCAAGATTCAAAAGCATTAAAAATTGGAGATAATGGAATGCTTGAAAATTTTGTTATGAATGATAAATGTGCTGCAGGAACGGGAAGATTTTTAGATGTAATTGCAAAAGTTTTAGAAGTAGACTTAGAAGACTTAGAAAAATTAGATGAGAAATCAACTGTTGATGTAGCAATAAGTTCAACGTGTACTGTATTTGCAGAATCAGAAGTAATTTCACAACTTGCTAAAGGTACAAAGATTGAAGATATAGTAAAAGGTATTCATACTGCCATAGCTAGCCGTGTTGGAAGTTTGGCAAAAAGAATAGGTATAAAAGATGATGTTGTTATGACTGGTGGGGTGGCACTTAATAAAGGTATGGTTAGAGCTTTAGAAAAAAATTTAGGTTTTAAATTACATACTAATGAATATTGTCAGTTAAATGGGGCAATAGGTGCTGCATTATTTGCTCATCAAAAATATATGATGACTAATCAATAATTGAATTGAAAAATTTTGGTATTAATTATATAGATAATAATTTTTTAGAAATGAATAGGAGGAAACAAAAATGGCTGGAAAAATGGAAAAATTACCTAATAAAAAACCTAGACCAATAGAAGGGCATAAACCTGCTGCTGCTATACTAAGAGGAGTTGTTGATAAAGTATATGCAAATGCCTGGGAAGCTAAGAAAAGAGGAGAATTAGTCGGATGGAGTTCATCTAAATTCCCTATTGAACTTGCTAAAGCTTTTGATTTGAATGTTGTATATCCTGAAAATCATGCTGCATCAACTGCTGCTAAAAAAGACGGATTAAGACTTTGTCAAGCTGCTGAAGATATGGGATATGATAATGATATTTGCGGATATGCAAGAATCAGTTTAGCGTATGCTGCAGGAGAACCAACAGATTCAAGAAGAATGCCTCAACCAGACTTCTTACTATGTTGTAACAATATCTGTAACATGATGACTAAATGGTATGAAAATATAGCAAGAATACACAATATACCATTAATAATGATTGATATACCATTCTCTAATACAGTAGATACACCAGA is drawn from Fusobacterium simiae and contains these coding sequences:
- a CDS encoding acyl-CoA dehydratase activase: MGIFTMGIDVGSTASKCIILKDGKEIVAKSVISVGTGTSGPARAMKEALEQVGLNSVSELQGAVATGYGRNSLEEVPAQMSELSCHAKGAYFLFPNVHSIIDIGGQDSKALKIGDNGMLENFVMNDKCAAGTGRFLDVIAKVLEVDLEDLEKLDEKSTVDVAISSTCTVFAESEVISQLAKGTKIEDIVKGIHTAIASRVGSLAKRIGIKDDVVMTGGVALNKGMVRALEKNLGFKLHTNEYCQLNGAIGAALFAHQKYMMTNQ